AGCCCTAGGGAAACCTTCTCGTTACGGCTGCCGCCGCTACGCATGTCGTTGGCGGCCGTAATGCTGGCCATTGTCATCCATCCGGCCATTGATGTGCTGCAAGCCGTCATCATGCGGATCTATCCGCTGGACGACCGCCTGGCTGTTGAGCTGAGCCGCATGTTTTCGGCCGGAAACGATCTCGGCATTTTGCTGTTGGTCTTGTGCGTACTTCCGGCGCTGTGCGAAGAGCTGGCGTTTCGTGGCTTCATCCTGTCGGGGCTCAATAGCACCGGCCGCACGCAAATGGCGATCGTCGTCAGCAGCATTTTCTTTGCGGTCACGCACGCGGTCTTGCAACAATCGCTGATCGCCGGCGCCTTGGGGATCGTGCTCGGGTATCTGGCCATCCAGTCCGGCAGCATACTGCCGGGGATGTTGTTCCATGCCGTACACAATGCACTGGGCATTTGCTTGCAGCAGGCTTCGACCGTGGCGGGTTCGCGCTGGTACTGGGTCCAATGGTCGCTGCGCGACGTAGCCGACGAAGGCTTCGCCTATCGCTGGCCGCTATTGGTCGTCAGCGTTCTGGCGAGCGGGCTGATCTTGGCGCGCTTGCAGCGCGCCGCGCGCCCGGCGGCTCCCCGATTCGTGGCGCCTGTGTATCAATCGCTGGCCTGAGGCCGCGGCTACTGCAACTGTCTCAGCAGGACCACTTGATACGCGATCAATAGCGCGTACAGCGCGGCCAATATCGGCACCAGGTGGCGGATCCGCGAATGCGTGCCGAACAGCACCAACAGCGGCAGGCCAGCGGCGGCCAGCACATATTTGCCGATCAAGAAATGCACGGGCCCCCAGGCGAGTAGCGCATGCATTACAGGATTGGCTTCATGATAGCCAGCTTCGATCAGCTCGAGCGTCAGAAACCCATCGACCAGTGCGCAGGCCAGCAGCACCAGGATTGGCAATATGGTCGCGAGAGAAAACCGGTCGACGATGTGCCGCTGCAATCGGTCGCAGGCGCGTCGGATGTGACGGCGTTCGCCGCGAAAGAACGTCGCATCCCAGACGCTCGTCGGCGCTCCTCGTCGATCGGACGCGGTCCGCCGCTCTTCTGACCCAGCGCGATCCATGTCATTCTCCGCCCACATTTTGCACGTTGATCGGTGATGTCAATTTACTAATGCTGTTTGTTTCTTGGGATAATAAGCCCTGGCCGGGCGTGCCCGATTGCCATCTATCAGGAGGGGGGCGTCGTGGAGGTGAATAATAGCGGCATCGGCGCGGGGCTTTCGTTGTCGGCCGTGGGCGCGACCTGCACTGACCAGTTGCCGACATCCTGCGTGGCGAAGGTGACGGTAAACGCCTGCGGACCGCTGGAGGTGTTGATCGACACGCCGCACACAAAAGGATTAGTCGGCGGATAACCGGTCTCCAGAAGTTCCAACGCTTGGGCCAACGCCGGAACGCAGCCCGCGTCGCGTGTGACCGTTTGCGCGCGTGCCGTCTCGGCGCGAATCAAAGATCCGAGCTGGCTGTAGGCCAACGCCAATACTGAGAAGAACATAACCAGGAACGCGAGCACCAAGAGCATCGCGTAACCGGGCCTGTGCGGTTTGCGCTTCATGGTCTTTTGGCGATCATGGTGTAAGTCTGCGAAATACCCCGATAGAAAAACGACAGCATGATTCGCAGATCGCCGCTTTGGTCTTCCACGGTCAGACCCGAGACATTCTGCGCAGCGACATATTCCACACCGGTCGCCTGATTCGATCGGACCAGCGTATCGCCGACGACGGCATAGACAACCACCGTGTCCGGCAGAGTCCAATCGGCCACGAGGTTGGGATCCGTGGCCGAGTCGAAGCACAGCATAAGCTCGACATTGTCTGGGTAAGTCCAGCCGACAAACTGATTCGCCAGCTTCACGCCGGCCGTCCCTTCGGGCAAGCAACCTCCCAGGTCGAGCGACAGGCAAGCCAGCGCCAGGTCTGCCTCTTGCGCGATGTGACAACGAGCGGCATTTTGCAGCAACGGGCGCCCCAGACCGATCCAGGCATTCGACAGCAACATCGAGAGCAGCACCACCAGACCGGTGCTGATCGTGACTTCGACCATGCTGAATGCCCGCCGGTGGCGATGGCGGCCGTATCTCTTGGTCATGGCTGCGTCGTTTGTATCGTGATGAAGGCTGTGATGGTCTGGTTGGTCAGCGACCGTTCGAGAGACTGAATCTGCACGGTATTTTGGGTCAGGGTTTGCGTGTCGGCCGGCAGTATCGTTCCCGGATCCTGGTCGGCCAGCGCCGCGGCCGCGCCCAGCTTGCGCGTCCAAATATCGGCCGTGGGAACAAGGTAGTAGACCGACTGTGGACTAAATCTTTGCTGCAGATTTCTCAACTGCTTCGTATACATAACCATGTACGGGCCCAGCCCAGCCAGCGCAATGCCAAACAGCACCAGAGCCACCTGGACCTCGACCATCGAGAAGCCGGCCTGACTGCGCCACCGGCGCGCGCGGCACCATCGCGCGTGCGGCTGGTGCCGTCGCGCGCTGGCGGCAATCGTCGCAGATGCTGTGTTGCGATTCATGGTCGAGCGCATTGCGTTAATAGCTGAGAACAATATTCGTCACCCCGGAACCCGACAGGACGCCGGACATCGATCCACTCTGATCGATGCAGAAGGCGCCATTCCAGGTCTGGTTCGCCACGCGCATCGCAGAGGCCGAGAACGTTGTCGAAGTAGCGTAATCGACTTCGTAGGTGTAAAAGTTCTGATCGGAAATGGAAGAATCAAGCAGGTCCAGCGATTGCAAGGTTGCCAGATCGACCGCATAAGTGCGATTCTCAAGCCAATACAGCCGCTGCGCCGACCAAATGGCGCGCAGATTGGCGGACGCAATATCGGCCCGCGATTGTTCCAACGCCTGATGAAACGAGGGGACCGTCAACGAGGCCAGGATGCCGATGATCACCGTGACCATCACGATCTCGATCAGCGAGATGCCCCGCCGTGGCTGTACGCCAAGTCGCCGGCAGCGCCGTTGGATTGTGAAACCATCTCGCATTAGTGCACCTTGCCGGCCATTTCGAACATCGGCATGTAAATCGACAGCATCAGCGCGGCAATCGTGACACCCATTCCGGCAATGATGATCGGCTCCAGCAGCTTGGTGACCTTGGAAATCAAACCTTCCATCTTTTCCTTGTAGAATGGAGCCAGCTGATCCATAACTTGAAAGAGTTGCCCTGATTCTTCGCCGATCCGCACCATGTCGGTGATCATCGAGGTGAACAGGCCGGTTTCTTCCAGCGCCACGGCCAACGGCCGACCGCCGGCGACGCGCGCCCGGGCCCGGTCCAATCCGTCGCGATAGATCGGGTTGGCGTGAAATACTCCCGACAGCACCGACATGGTCTCTAACATGGGAATGCCGCTTTTCAGCAGCAAGGCAATGTTCGAGGCAAAGCGGTACATCGCCATTTGCACGATCAATTCGCCGACCATGGGCAGCCCTAACCCCACTCCCAAAAACTGGCGGCGTCCTTGTTCGGTTTTCAGATATTGCCGGATGCCAAAGATCGCGGCGCCGACGGCCAGCACGATGTACAGGCCGTAAGCCACGATAAAGCCCGACGCGTCGACGACGAATTGCGTCATGCCGGGCAGCTCGGCCCCCATGTCGGAAAACATCTTGGCGAACGTCGGCACGACCAGCCACAACAGCACGGTCACAGCGGTGATGGCAACGCCGATGAGGATCATCGGATACATCAGCGAGCCGACGACCTTCTTGCGCGTGTCGCGCGATTCGCGAATCTGCTTGTTCAACTCCAACAACACCGAACCCATTTGACCCGTGATCTCGCCGGTGCGAATCACGCCGATCCAATGGTGCTCGAAAACCTCGCCGTGGCGCTCGGCCGCGGCATTGAGCGTGCTGCCGGCGGCAATGCTCGAGGCGATCTCCTCCAGAACCTGCCGCATTTTCAAGCTGGGATTTTGCTCGGCCGAGATGCGAATAGCCTGCATCAGCGGCGTGCCGGAATTGACCAGCGTGGAAAGCTGCTGAAAGAACGTCATCTTGTCGTCGAGCTTGATCTTTTTGTGCGGTTTGCTCGACACTCGCGCTCGGGCGATAAACCAATCTTCAAATGCCATATGCTGTCGTTCCTGCTGCTAGATCTTCATGATGCGGCGCATCAGTTGCGGGCTGGCCGAGGCACTGAGGGGTTCCAGAAACTCCACCCCCAAGCGATTGACATCGGCGTCTGCGTCGCAACGAGCGACCCGGCCACTGACTTTGTTCACGGTTTCTTTTCCCGACCCATCGCGAAGCGTGAAAGACAACGTCACCATGCACCCTGGCGCCAGGGCCCGCGGTGCGGCCAGCCCCACGCCCGCCAGGCTGATGTCGAACGAGTGCGCCTCGAAGGTCGGACCGTCCGGCAATGCCGTCAGCGACACATCGCAAAAGAACGGCACTCTTTCAAAACGTCTTCGTTCGTTCATGGCGACATCTCACCTCTAGAAACACTTTGTCGCTTTCAACGTCGTAGCAATGCTTCACTTCCCAGACGTCCCGTTTTCACGGTTGCTCGTTTTCCATCATTCCTTGGCCATCGCGATCGAGAGGGCTTCTTCCAGGCTTGTTATTCCTTGGCGCGCTTTGTCCAATGCGCTGTCCCCCAGCATCTTCATCCCTTCGCCGCGCGCGGCTTCGCGCAGCTCGGGCAGGGGCGTGCGCTTTTGAATCAATTCGCCCATGTTGCTGGTGATGCGGACCACCTCGAAAACGCCCACGCGGCCGCGGTAGCCTGTACCGCGGCACTTGTCGCAACCTTTGGCGCGAAAGATTTCGTGTCCTGAGTCGAATCCATACAGGCGGCTGGTCGCTTCATCGCACTCGTCAGGCTGTTTGCAGTCCTTGCACAGCCGACGAATCAATCGCTGTGCTTCCAGCACGCGCAGCGTGGCGGCCAGCAGAAACGGTTCGATGCCCATGTCTTGCAAACGACTGACGGCCGACAACGAATCGTTGGTATGAATCGTCGACAGCACGAAGTGCCCGGTCAGCGCGGCCCGCAGACAAATTTGCGCCGTTTCCTGATCGCGCACCTCGCCGACCATGATCACGTCGGGATCTTGCCGCAACAGAGCGCGTAGCACGCTGGCAAACGTCAGGCCGACCTGCGATTTCACCTGGATTTGGTTCATGCCGTCGAACTTGTATTCGACCGGATCTTCGACCGTGCAGATGTTAACGTCGGGCTGGTTGCGAAAGTTCAGGCAGGCGTAGAGCGTGGTGCTTTTCCCGCTACCGGTCGGACCGGTTACCAGCATCAAGCCGTGCGGCGACTCGATCGACTCGGTCAGGTCTTTGGATTGGCGCTCGTCGAATCCCAGCCCGGTAAGCTGCACTGGAATGGCGGCTTTGTCCAAAATACGCATGACGATCTTCTCGCCCCACACGGTTGGCACCGTGCTGACGCGCAAGTCGATGCGCTTCTCCGCCGTTCTCAGACCGATGGCGCCGTCTTGAGGAACCCGCTTTTCGGCGATGTCCATCTTGGCAAGAATCTTGAAACGCGAAACGACTGGCAAATAGACCGACTGCGGCGGGGAAATCAATTCGTGCAGCACGCCGTCGACCCGGATGCGGACGCGGCACGTTTCCTCGAACGGCTCGATATGGATATCGCTGGCCCCCTGTTTCAACGCCTGTTCGAGAATGTCGTTGACGATCTGGATCACGCGACCCTCGGGGCCAGGCGGCAGAGACTGATCCAGGTTCAGGACCTCTTCGTCATCCGCAAACTCATCCTCATCGTCGTCGACCTCGTCAGGCGCCATCGGCCGGCCGAGCTTGGCCGCCTGCTTGCCCGGCGCCGCGTCATGCTTGATCGTTCGCTTCTTCGCCTTGTGCGTACTGTTCGCTGAGAAGTAAATCTCGATCAGCGTCTCGAGCGCCGTGCGCGCGGTTATCACCGGCCTCACCACCAGACCCGTCAGAAACTCGATCTCGTCGACGATCAATAGACCGTCGGGATTGACGAAGGCGACCTCGATCGTTTCCGCGTCGACCGCGATCGGCGCGATCATTTGGTCGCGGCACAGCTTCTCGGGCAGCTGCCGCGCCACGGTGCGATCGATCGTCGTCACGTCTTCCGGCAGCGCGAAGATCGGCGCGCCCAGGTATTCGGAATAGACCTCGGCCACGTCTTGCTCTGTGGCCAGCCCCTTCTCGACCAGCAACGTTTCGACGGTCCCCCCTTCGCCGGGCTGAGCGTTGCGCAATTCCTCCGACTGCTCCGGGCTGAGCAATCCCTTGTCGAGCAACAACTGCACGACTGTGGGCAAGGAGTCATTAAGTTCTGCTATGGGCATGGTGCACCTTAGTGCGTCGCTTCCAAGAGTTCGCGGGCGCGATCCGCCGCCGCTTTTCGCTTCTCGCCCGAGGCGGGCGCGTGGACGTCGGACTCGGTTTCCTGCGGCGGCTCCTCAGCGGCAATTCTGTGCTTCTCGACCGGGGCTTCGTGCTTGACTGCGGGCGGATCACCGCCTGGATGCACTGCCGGAGCGTGGGCCTTGATCGAGGCCCGCGCCGGAGTATCTTTGGTCGGCGACTCGTGGCTGGCATAGGCCAGTTCCGCGTGGCGACCGTCGATGCTCACAATCACCCGATCGACCTCCACCCGCGCGACGGAAGCCGCCACGGCCGTTGGCCCTGCCGGGGTAATCTGCTCTCCTTCGCTGTACAGCAAGCCGTTGATCACGGCCATGCGGCGTTTGCCGCGAACGTACGTTCCACTCAGCACCAGCCCTTCGATGCGCTGTACCGGCGCCCCTGGTTGCCGCGGCTTGTTGCCCTGCGCGGCCGTTGCGGGCGCTCCTGGCGCGGTCGTGGCCTTCGCTTGCTTGTCAGGTGCGCGCGGCGCCGGCTCGGGCGGCATCTCGACGGTGGGCGGCGCGAAAGGATCGCGCTCGAGATCCGGCGCCGCGGGGGGCGAAAGCAGCGCCGCGGTCAACTCAGGCGTCTTGGCGGCCGCTTTCGCCGGCGGCGCCATCACCGCTGGCGCATCGAAGTGCGACCAGCAGAAATAACCCATCGCGCCTGCCACGACGCCAATCGGCACCAACTTGGCGACTCTTGTTGACATATCAACCCATGATCCCCACCACGGTCAGACTCACCATCAGCATTCCCTTTCCGTTACGGACGGGTTGAATGCTGACCGAGTCGATCCGGATGAAACGGTCGTTGGTTTCCAGCCACTTCAAGAAGTCGTTGATGTCGCGCAAGGCCCCTTCCAGATCGATTCGCAGAACCACGGCCTTGTAGGGGCCGACATCACGCACCTTGTCGGGGTCGAGCGTCAGCAGCTTCAAGGGAAACTTGCGCACGCCACCCAGCACGTATTGAACCCATTCGTTGGTGTCTGACTTGGCCGGCAAACGATCCTTGAAGCTCTTATATTGTTCGCGCAGCTTGTCGATATCGCGGACGACGTCGAGCCGCTTTCGTTCCACGGCCAGGTTCTCGCGGCTCTTGTCGATCTGGGCGCTCAGCGGTCCGTAAATTCCCATATAGGCCACGGCCAGTACGGCACCGGTTAACAGCACGCGCAACTGGTTGGCATTCTGGATGCGGCGGCCGCTCTTCTTTTTGTCCGAAGGACGACGCTTGCGCGGGGAAACGCTCACTTGTGCGCCTCCTTGCCGGCCGGCTTCGGCGCCGCGGGTCCGCCTGTGGTGGCTTTCGGCAGGCACACGACCGTAAACATGGCGGTAGGTTTTTTATCCTTGGTGTTCGGCTGGGTGCATTTAATGTCTGCCAGCTCGACCAAGGGAAAGTCCTGCTGCAACATCGGGTGGCCGCGCAGCGCGGTTAAAAAACCATCGATCTCCTTCGGCGTGGCGCCGTCGTCGCCGATGGGCGCTTCGGCCCGCACGCTGAACGATTTCTTGGTCTTGCCCTTCGTGGGATCGTCGAGTTCGCACACCCCCTGGAACATGGTCAGCGTGGCGTTCTCGGGCAGCCGGCCGGCGATGTCGTACGTGTACCTGGTCCACAACACGCGACTGCCGACGAATTTCTGAATCGCGTCGACCTTCTGCGTCAGATCGCGTTGTTCCTTGAGCAGGTCCGCCTGCTGCTTCGGAACGGCCCACGATCGTTTAGCGAGCTCGGCGCGCAGCGGCGCGACTTCTTTGCGCGCGTGGTGCGATCGACCTAGCATGAACAACGCCATGCACAGCACCAGCGCGACCTGCACGGCACATTCGCCCAGGGGAAATATCTGCCACAACGAAGGGCTGGGCGTCAGCGATTGCGACAGGTCGACCACTTCGCTGGATTGCTCACCCAGGCAGCCCACAGCCAGTCCATAGGCCACGGCTTCGCCGGTCAGCTCGGGCCCCTCGCACCATGAGACCGTAGCTCCGACCTTCTGCGCGAATTCGTCGCGCGTGAGCTCGCCGCGCAGATCGGCGCGGCCGTGTACGACGACGATATCAAGCGGCGCATCGATGCCAAAATGGCTGACCAACGTCTGGCAGGAGCGGATTGCCGAGCAGAGGGCCGGTAGCTCGTTGCCGCTGACCAATTTGAACGGTTTCCACAGCACGCACATCGTGCCGGCGGTGACCACGGCCAGCGCCTCGCGCTGGCCCAAAAACAAACGCAGCGCCGGCTTGGACCTGCGCACGCGACGTTTCGTGATCGCCACCCGCAGCAAAGCAAACGGCGCCGGCTCTGTCCGGAAGGGCTGCACGTTGCTTTCGCGCAGCGTCTGCAATAGATCGAACAGATACTCGCGGCGGCAGGAGACCACGCTGGCCAACTTGCGTTTGCCAAACTCGCCCTTGACGACTTGCACCGACAGCTCGTCGATACAGACATTGGGGGATTGCAGCATCTCTCGCAGGACGGTTTGCGCCGAATTGGCTGCTCCGCTGGCGCTTAGCGGTCGCGTCGAGAAGAAAACCCGCCGCGTCGGCACGCCGACGGCCACAGGAACACCGCGCTTCTTGGGATCGACCAGTGGCTTGAGAAGTTGCGCGACAACGTCGTCTAGTTGATCGGCCGCATACTTCTGGCTGTGACGCGCAAGTTCTACCAGGCCCAGCGGTGTGCTGACCACCTTGCTGACGAAGACTTCATCCTCGCCGACATACAGGCCGAGGCCCTTGTAGGGCATGAATTTGGCCAGCAGCGCTTTCACAGACCACTCTCGCGTAAGGCAAGGTATG
The sequence above is drawn from the Pirellulales bacterium genome and encodes:
- a CDS encoding type IV pilin protein encodes the protein MRDGFTIQRRCRRLGVQPRRGISLIEIVMVTVIIGILASLTVPSFHQALEQSRADIASANLRAIWSAQRLYWLENRTYAVDLATLQSLDLLDSSISDQNFYTYEVDYATSTTFSASAMRVANQTWNGAFCIDQSGSMSGVLSGSGVTNIVLSY
- a CDS encoding ATPase, T2SS/T4P/T4SS family, with the protein product MPIAELNDSLPTVVQLLLDKGLLSPEQSEELRNAQPGEGGTVETLLVEKGLATEQDVAEVYSEYLGAPIFALPEDVTTIDRTVARQLPEKLCRDQMIAPIAVDAETIEVAFVNPDGLLIVDEIEFLTGLVVRPVITARTALETLIEIYFSANSTHKAKKRTIKHDAAPGKQAAKLGRPMAPDEVDDDEDEFADDEEVLNLDQSLPPGPEGRVIQIVNDILEQALKQGASDIHIEPFEETCRVRIRVDGVLHELISPPQSVYLPVVSRFKILAKMDIAEKRVPQDGAIGLRTAEKRIDLRVSTVPTVWGEKIVMRILDKAAIPVQLTGLGFDERQSKDLTESIESPHGLMLVTGPTGSGKSTTLYACLNFRNQPDVNICTVEDPVEYKFDGMNQIQVKSQVGLTFASVLRALLRQDPDVIMVGEVRDQETAQICLRAALTGHFVLSTIHTNDSLSAVSRLQDMGIEPFLLAATLRVLEAQRLIRRLCKDCKQPDECDEATSRLYGFDSGHEIFRAKGCDKCRGTGYRGRVGVFEVVRITSNMGELIQKRTPLPELREAARGEGMKMLGDSALDKARQGITSLEEALSIAMAKE
- a CDS encoding DUF5658 family protein, yielding MDRAGSEERRTASDRRGAPTSVWDATFFRGERRHIRRACDRLQRHIVDRFSLATILPILVLLACALVDGFLTLELIEAGYHEANPVMHALLAWGPVHFLIGKYVLAAAGLPLLVLFGTHSRIRHLVPILAALYALLIAYQVVLLRQLQ
- the pilO gene encoding type 4a pilus biogenesis protein PilO; protein product: MSVSPRKRRPSDKKKSGRRIQNANQLRVLLTGAVLAVAYMGIYGPLSAQIDKSRENLAVERKRLDVVRDIDKLREQYKSFKDRLPAKSDTNEWVQYVLGGVRKFPLKLLTLDPDKVRDVGPYKAVVLRIDLEGALRDINDFLKWLETNDRFIRIDSVSIQPVRNGKGMLMVSLTVVGIMG
- a CDS encoding PilZ domain-containing protein; this translates as MNERRRFERVPFFCDVSLTALPDGPTFEAHSFDISLAGVGLAAPRALAPGCMVTLSFTLRDGSGKETVNKVSGRVARCDADADVNRLGVEFLEPLSASASPQLMRRIMKI
- a CDS encoding type II secretion system F family protein, with product MAFEDWFIARARVSSKPHKKIKLDDKMTFFQQLSTLVNSGTPLMQAIRISAEQNPSLKMRQVLEEIASSIAAGSTLNAAAERHGEVFEHHWIGVIRTGEITGQMGSVLLELNKQIRESRDTRKKVVGSLMYPMILIGVAITAVTVLLWLVVPTFAKMFSDMGAELPGMTQFVVDASGFIVAYGLYIVLAVGAAIFGIRQYLKTEQGRRQFLGVGLGLPMVGELIVQMAMYRFASNIALLLKSGIPMLETMSVLSGVFHANPIYRDGLDRARARVAGGRPLAVALEETGLFTSMITDMVRIGEESGQLFQVMDQLAPFYKEKMEGLISKVTKLLEPIIIAGMGVTIAALMLSIYMPMFEMAGKVH
- a CDS encoding prepilin-type N-terminal cleavage/methylation domain-containing protein → MNRNTASATIAASARRHQPHARWCRARRWRSQAGFSMVEVQVALVLFGIALAGLGPYMVMYTKQLRNLQQRFSPQSVYYLVPTADIWTRKLGAAAALADQDPGTILPADTQTLTQNTVQIQSLERSLTNQTITAFITIQTTQP